From Candidatus Polarisedimenticolaceae bacterium, the proteins below share one genomic window:
- a CDS encoding M23 family metallopeptidase encodes MRPLVAVVLLLTCACARSTHPPKLLPAADPEVSGAGPVLAPSDRRAEPVGAHASVITEPAASDLDVVGHGPEERALIEHYPQANAAAFQFLFRRGRCAGNPGTCRGGADDGASCASDADCASGPLTFTGGETEYFDADGNSLGVQAFNAAEFDEATGLDDVGICNGDNTIACANPGGDDAAACGSTGDDACNTRPAAGYVPDHASYLLRNPKEIVAHNLVPAEAEIRICFAEFDTMSGCDPLIVRQALEEYRVPPGQTYVYPLGNPDEVGGVIRVSVGHEPPTHHRGVNNQRHAYDIGVRVGGDSGVATSCAGGTCSGGARDGDACAENGDCVDNANAFVYDEPILAMADGTIVAILHDYPENPNPPDKLPGVNGCDVRACGNTPDCDDPAEIPTTGNSVFIEYANGEISHYAHTIPGTNNHLECGDPVSQGDVVGNVGNSGNSTGPHLHHGSLTLAEFWDGDNYSLPSYFTNVVFAAGPDPTPRRQLDVGLTSGLEFTVTTAPAPLPPNAPVGPGAVAESEPNDTLAGHDALTYPATVSATLETAHVGDLAVRGDGVEDVYRIDVASADELRVELGWQDGARNLDVYLLTEDLRVLNETGQGTRRAGTEEAVCPTLDPGAYYVMVTNLDTTKSGDEPYELGVASDPQTIAASITNAVQPVEVDGSCEAAVEFKIAIHDNCCLSADTLEPLVGAANPTDNLTLGPVELDPPAFLGPRDAEITGRVRVSGLTSCPAQVVVYAQAHDCSGNLVATGDQGTDAFTTVVDLIPPQVAPGDADLYCLWPPNHKYVCFEQSAFAPTITDNCTPSPTWSFDACTSDQPDDAPGGGGPNGDGHTRNDCVVGAGDDDVCARAERAGSDPEGRRYALDIASADACGNVSTPTIMGNLYVPHDNSPQLSCAAPSGARAEGPTTRRPERTGRAATGRQPAVRGTR; translated from the coding sequence GTGAGGCCCTTGGTCGCCGTCGTGTTGTTGCTCACCTGCGCGTGCGCGCGCTCGACGCACCCGCCGAAACTGCTGCCCGCCGCGGACCCGGAAGTTTCGGGGGCCGGCCCGGTGCTCGCGCCGTCCGACCGGCGCGCGGAGCCCGTGGGCGCGCACGCCTCGGTGATCACCGAGCCCGCGGCATCGGACCTCGACGTGGTCGGCCACGGCCCCGAGGAGCGGGCGCTCATCGAGCACTACCCCCAGGCCAACGCCGCCGCCTTCCAGTTCCTCTTCCGTCGCGGCCGCTGCGCGGGGAACCCGGGAACCTGCCGCGGCGGCGCCGACGACGGTGCCTCCTGCGCCTCCGACGCCGACTGCGCGTCGGGGCCGCTCACCTTCACGGGCGGCGAGACCGAATACTTCGACGCCGACGGCAACTCCCTCGGCGTGCAGGCGTTCAACGCCGCCGAGTTCGACGAGGCCACCGGTCTCGACGACGTCGGCATCTGCAACGGCGACAACACGATCGCGTGCGCGAATCCCGGCGGCGACGACGCCGCCGCGTGCGGATCGACCGGCGACGACGCCTGCAACACGCGCCCCGCCGCGGGGTACGTCCCCGATCACGCCAGCTACCTCCTGCGAAACCCCAAGGAGATCGTCGCGCACAATCTCGTGCCGGCCGAAGCGGAGATCCGCATCTGCTTCGCCGAGTTCGACACGATGTCGGGGTGCGACCCGCTGATCGTGCGACAGGCCCTCGAGGAGTACCGCGTTCCGCCGGGCCAGACGTACGTCTACCCCCTGGGGAACCCCGACGAGGTGGGAGGCGTGATCCGCGTCAGCGTGGGGCACGAGCCGCCCACCCACCACCGAGGCGTGAACAACCAGCGCCACGCGTACGACATCGGCGTACGCGTCGGGGGGGACTCCGGCGTGGCCACCTCCTGCGCCGGCGGCACCTGCTCGGGCGGCGCCCGCGACGGCGACGCGTGCGCGGAGAACGGCGACTGCGTCGACAACGCGAACGCCTTCGTCTACGACGAGCCGATCCTCGCGATGGCCGACGGAACGATCGTCGCCATCCTCCACGACTACCCCGAGAACCCGAACCCGCCGGACAAGCTCCCGGGGGTCAACGGCTGCGACGTGCGTGCCTGCGGCAACACGCCGGACTGCGACGACCCGGCGGAGATCCCCACGACGGGGAACTCGGTCTTCATCGAATACGCCAACGGCGAGATCTCGCACTACGCGCACACGATCCCGGGCACGAACAACCACCTGGAGTGCGGCGACCCCGTCTCGCAGGGGGACGTCGTGGGCAACGTGGGGAACTCAGGGAACTCGACCGGTCCGCACCTCCACCACGGCTCGCTGACGCTCGCGGAGTTCTGGGACGGCGACAACTACAGCCTCCCCTCCTACTTCACGAACGTGGTGTTCGCGGCCGGGCCCGACCCGACCCCGCGGCGACAGCTCGACGTGGGCCTGACGTCGGGGCTCGAGTTCACCGTCACCACCGCCCCGGCACCGCTTCCGCCGAACGCGCCGGTCGGGCCGGGCGCCGTCGCCGAGTCCGAGCCGAACGACACGCTCGCGGGCCACGACGCCCTCACCTACCCGGCGACCGTCTCCGCGACGCTCGAGACGGCCCACGTCGGCGACCTCGCGGTCCGCGGCGACGGGGTCGAGGACGTCTATCGCATCGACGTGGCTTCCGCCGACGAGCTCCGGGTCGAGCTGGGCTGGCAGGACGGGGCGAGAAACCTCGACGTCTACCTCCTCACCGAGGACCTGCGCGTGCTCAACGAGACCGGGCAGGGTACGCGGCGCGCGGGAACCGAGGAAGCCGTCTGCCCCACCCTCGATCCCGGCGCCTACTACGTCATGGTGACGAACCTCGACACGACCAAGAGCGGGGACGAGCCGTACGAGCTCGGCGTCGCGAGCGACCCGCAGACGATCGCCGCGTCGATCACGAACGCGGTGCAGCCCGTCGAGGTCGACGGCTCGTGCGAGGCCGCCGTCGAGTTCAAGATCGCGATCCACGACAACTGCTGCCTTTCGGCGGACACCCTCGAGCCGCTCGTCGGCGCCGCCAACCCGACGGACAACCTGACCCTCGGTCCGGTCGAGCTCGACCCGCCGGCGTTCCTCGGACCGCGCGACGCGGAGATCACCGGACGCGTGCGCGTCTCGGGGCTCACGAGTTGTCCGGCCCAGGTCGTGGTCTACGCGCAGGCGCACGACTGCTCGGGAAACCTCGTCGCCACCGGCGACCAGGGCACCGACGCCTTCACCACCGTCGTCGACCTCATCCCGCCGCAGGTCGCGCCCGGCGATGCGGACCTGTACTGCCTGTGGCCCCCGAATCACAAATACGTCTGCTTCGAGCAGTCCGCGTTCGCGCCGACGATCACCGACAACTGCACGCCGTCCCCGACGTGGTCGTTCGACGCGTGCACCTCCGACCAGCCCGACGACGCCCCGGGCGGCGGCGGGCCGAACGGCGACGGTCACACGCGCAACGACTGCGTCGTCGGCGCCGGGGACGACGACGTCTGCGCCCGCGCGGAGCGGGCGGGAAGCGATCCGGAGGGGCGTCGGTACGCCCTCGACATCGCGTCCGCCGACGCCTGCGGGAACGTCTCGACGCCGACGATCATGGGGAACCTGTACGTCCCCCACGACAATAGCCCGCAGCTGTCCTGCGCGGCGCCGTCCGGGGCGCGTGCAGAGGGACCGACGACGCGCCGTCCCGAAAGGACGGGACGGGCGGCGACGGGCCGACAGCCGGCGGTGCGCGGGACGCGCTAG